In Synechococcus sp. RS9909, one genomic interval encodes:
- the ilvC gene encoding ketol-acid reductoisomerase — MAQLFYDTDADLSLLSGKTVAIIGYGSQGHAHALNLKDSGVDVVVGLYAGSRSAEKAKADGLDVLSVAEAAAKADWIMVLLPDEFQKEVYDKEIAPHLSAGKVLSFAHGFNIRFGLIQPPTDVDVVMIAPKGPGHTVRWEYQNGQGVPALFAIEQDASGKARALAMAYAKGIGGTRAGILETNFKEETETDLFGEQAVLCGGLSELVKAGFETLVDAGYQPELAYFECLHEVKLIVDLMVKGGLTAMRDSISNTAEYGDYVSGPRLITADTKAEMKRILTDIQDGTFARNFVAECEAGKPEMNKIRDRDAEHPIEKVGKGLRSMFSWLKAA; from the coding sequence ATGGCCCAGCTCTTCTACGACACCGATGCCGATCTCTCGCTGCTCAGCGGCAAGACGGTGGCCATCATCGGCTACGGCTCCCAGGGCCACGCCCATGCCCTCAACCTGAAGGACAGCGGCGTGGATGTGGTGGTGGGCCTCTACGCCGGCAGCCGTTCCGCAGAGAAAGCCAAGGCGGATGGCCTGGACGTTCTGAGCGTGGCCGAGGCGGCCGCCAAGGCCGACTGGATCATGGTGCTCCTGCCCGACGAATTCCAGAAGGAGGTGTACGACAAGGAGATCGCGCCCCATCTGAGCGCCGGCAAGGTGCTGAGCTTCGCCCACGGCTTCAACATCCGTTTCGGCCTGATCCAGCCTCCCACCGATGTGGACGTAGTGATGATCGCCCCCAAAGGCCCCGGCCACACCGTGCGCTGGGAATACCAGAACGGCCAGGGAGTTCCCGCCCTCTTCGCCATTGAGCAGGACGCCTCCGGCAAGGCGCGCGCGCTGGCGATGGCCTACGCCAAGGGCATTGGCGGCACCCGTGCCGGCATCCTCGAGACCAACTTCAAGGAAGAAACGGAAACCGATCTGTTCGGGGAGCAGGCCGTGCTCTGCGGTGGCCTCTCCGAGCTGGTGAAGGCAGGCTTTGAAACCCTGGTGGACGCCGGCTATCAGCCCGAGCTCGCCTACTTCGAATGCCTCCACGAGGTGAAGTTGATCGTGGATCTGATGGTGAAGGGCGGTCTCACCGCCATGCGCGATTCCATCTCCAACACCGCTGAGTACGGCGATTATGTGAGCGGACCACGTCTGATCACCGCCGACACCAAGGCCGAGATGAAGCGGATCCTGACCGACATCCAGGACGGCACCTTCGCCCGCAACTTCGTGGCGGAATGCGAAGCCGGCAAGCCTGAAATGAACAAAATCCGCGACCGCGATGCTGAGCATCCGATCGAGAAGGTAGGCAAAGGGCTGCGCTCGATGTTCAGCTGGCTGAAGGCGGCCTGA
- a CDS encoding ATP-dependent Clp protease proteolytic subunit, whose protein sequence is MTTSAPYYGESTVLRTPPPDLPSLMLKERIVYLGLPLFSDDDTKRQLGLDVTELIIAQLLYLEFDNPDKPIYFYINSTGTSWYTGDAIGFETEAFAICDTLRYVKPPVHTICIGQAMGTAAVILSAGTKGQRAALPHASIVLHQPRSGARGQATDIQIRAKEVLHNKRAMLEILSENTGRSVEQLAKDSDRMSYLTPEQAVEYGLIDRVLGSRKELPTAAPAAV, encoded by the coding sequence ATGACCACGTCTGCGCCCTATTACGGGGAGTCCACGGTGTTGCGCACACCACCGCCGGATCTGCCCTCTCTGATGCTCAAGGAGCGGATCGTGTATCTGGGGCTGCCGCTGTTCTCCGATGACGACACCAAGCGACAGCTCGGGCTCGACGTCACCGAGTTGATCATTGCCCAGCTGCTGTATCTGGAGTTCGACAATCCCGACAAGCCGATTTACTTCTATATCAATTCCACAGGCACCAGCTGGTATACCGGCGATGCGATCGGCTTTGAAACGGAGGCTTTCGCCATCTGCGACACCCTCCGCTACGTGAAGCCCCCTGTGCACACCATCTGCATCGGTCAGGCCATGGGAACGGCGGCGGTGATCCTCTCCGCCGGCACCAAGGGGCAGCGGGCCGCTCTGCCCCACGCGTCGATCGTGCTGCACCAGCCCCGCAGCGGCGCCCGGGGCCAGGCCACGGACATTCAGATCCGGGCCAAGGAAGTGCTGCACAACAAACGGGCGATGCTCGAGATCCTTTCTGAGAACACCGGTCGCAGCGTTGAGCAGCTCGCCAAGGATTCCGACAGGATGAGCTATCTCACACCAGAGCAGGCTGTGGAGTATGGCCTGATCGATCGGGTGTTGGGCAGTCGCAAGGAGCTGCCGACCGCTGCACCAGCAGCGGTCTAA
- a CDS encoding ATP-dependent Clp protease proteolytic subunit, translating into MPIGTPSVPYRLPGSQMERWVDIYTRLGVERILFLGQEVNDGIANSLVAQMLYLDSDDSSKPIYLYINSPGGSVTAGLAIYDTMQYVKSDVVTICVGLAASMGAFLLAAGTKGKRLALPHSRIMIHQPLGGTAQRQASDIEIEANEILRIKEMLNRSMAAMTGKSFETIEKDTDRDYFLSAEEAKDYGLIDRVISHPNEA; encoded by the coding sequence ATGCCGATCGGTACCCCCAGCGTTCCCTACCGCCTGCCAGGCAGCCAGATGGAGCGGTGGGTCGACATTTACACCCGTCTGGGGGTGGAGCGCATCCTCTTTCTCGGTCAGGAAGTGAACGACGGCATCGCCAACAGCCTGGTGGCCCAGATGCTGTATCTGGATTCGGACGACAGCAGCAAACCGATCTATCTCTACATCAACTCCCCTGGCGGCTCGGTGACAGCGGGGCTGGCGATCTACGACACGATGCAATACGTCAAGAGTGACGTGGTGACGATCTGCGTGGGACTCGCCGCATCGATGGGGGCCTTCCTGCTGGCGGCAGGCACCAAGGGCAAGCGCCTGGCCCTGCCTCACAGCCGGATCATGATCCACCAACCCCTCGGCGGCACGGCCCAGCGGCAGGCCAGCGACATCGAGATCGAAGCCAACGAGATTCTGCGCATCAAAGAGATGCTCAACCGCTCCATGGCTGCGATGACCGGCAAGAGTTTCGAGACGATCGAGAAAGACACCGATCGCGACTATTTCCTCAGCGCCGAGGAAGCCAAGGACTACGGCCTGATTGACCGGGTGATCTCCCATCCCAACGAGGCCTGA